The Bacteroidota bacterium region GTTACGTTTAAAGGGAACTGAGACAAAGAAATTATTTCGATAATTCTTTTGCTTAATGAACCGCTAAGTACGAGACCCGTACGCTTAGTGGTGTGAGAGGTGCACTGGTGGCTATTTTGCCATCAGCCACCTACTCGATTACCTGCTGGGTTTCCATGTCTTTTCATTCGAGCTACGTCACTTCCATGTTTACCACCAACCTGATTTTGTTTTTCGGGTCGGCAAAAAAGCGATGGAAAACAGACAAGCTCTTCCCGATTTCTTCATCGGGATGTGCTTGGCTGTGTGGGCTGGCAAATTTGTCTCATTGCCCCATTATTGCCCTTTGTGTTTTTAACTAAACTTCTAATAATCTATTGTTTAGACTTTAAGCAAAAACTTTCATTGCCCCATTATTGCCCCATTAGTTTATAATATATTCCTGCCCCAGAAGTTCCAATCTTATTCAATATCTTAAATTTATCTACTAATTCTGTTAAGTCATTAGTCGCTGTCCTTTTGGATACACTATTGATACTTTGGTATTCTTTATTTGATATCCTGCTGTTTTCTTTTGTATATAACACAGCTTTAATTTGACGTTCATTTATGCCAAGTTGCTTTAACGAAGTTTCATTATAAATATCCTTTCTGAAAATCACCCAGAAATCTTTTCCATTATTCTCAAATTCAGGTTTTTGCAAGCCATGTTCTTCACATTGTTCAATAATTTTTATTGTTCCACGCCCCCAAGACTCAACGTGTCCTGCTCTAAAAAAGGCATTTGCAATATCGGGATTGTAAGGAATTGATGAATGTTTCTGCATTAAATTTTCGACTGTCCAATCTTCTGGTAACTGTCCATAATTCCAAATCATAAGTTTATTATCATAAACACTAATTTGAATAGGAACGCCCATCGAATAGTCTTTATGAGCAAGAGCATTTAAAATTGCTTCACGAACGGCATCTTTGGGATATTCGTAAGTCTCAACTCTGTGTATACCTTCATACGAGATAATTGCCTTGATGTATTTAGTGAAAAGTATTTCAATTGTCTTTTCTACTTGTTCAAATAAATTTCCCTTTACTTCGTCTTGAAATATTAATTCCGTATCTGTCTGAAAATAGCCGATTTTTATAAATGCTCCTGTAAAATACTTTTCAGGGTCAGGATGAAAAAGCAATATTGATGCTCGCTTTAGATATGGTTTTTCAGTTAATCTTAGATTTTCAAGAATGCTGATATTTTTTTCGGATAAAACACTTTCGTCAATTCTTTTACTGATTATTGCTCTTTTTTTGAAAAACTCAAATGTTTCATTCTTTAAATCATCAATAGAAATATTTGGAACAGGAACGCCGTCCCACTTTTTTCCTTTCTTTTCAAGCATAAATTTATCTAATGCAGCACCTTTTAATTCTTGTTTAGTGCTTCCACTTCTGTAATGATATTGCCCTTTGTAATTAACGGGGAAAGGTTGTGGTTCAACAACGATTTCAAGAAAGTCTCCTTTTTCTGTTTCATGGAGATTAACATCTACCAAGATACCAAGAATGTCTCTTACTTTATTTGGAATATCTTCAAGGAGTTTTTTTGCGTTGTCAATACCTACAAAATCTCCTTTATCATTTTTGCCAATGTATATTTTGCCTCCCTGTGCATTGGCAAAACCGCAAATCCATTTCAGGTATTCATCGCGCCAACTTTCTTTCCATTCTATATTTTGTTTTTCCTGCATAAGTTGGTTATTCTGTTTCAATTGTTTCTTCGATTACATCTTTTAAAATATCAGCAAAAACGTAAGTCTCATTAAATACATTTCTGTCTTCATCAAATCGGGATTGCAAATATGAAAAGCCAGCATTTGCATATTCTTCAATTGTTTTAATTACAATTCGTACAAATGAATCAATGTCAGC contains the following coding sequences:
- a CDS encoding transcriptional regulator; the encoded protein is MQEKQNIEWKESWRDEYLKWICGFANAQGGKIYIGKNDKGDFVGIDNAKKLLEDIPNKVRDILGILVDVNLHETEKGDFLEIVVEPQPFPVNYKGQYHYRSGSTKQELKGAALDKFMLEKKGKKWDGVPVPNISIDDLKNETFEFFKKRAIISKRIDESVLSEKNISILENLRLTEKPYLKRASILLFHPDPEKYFTGAFIKIGYFQTDTELIFQDEVKGNLFEQVEKTIEILFTKYIKAIISYEGIHRVETYEYPKDAVREAILNALAHKDYSMGVPIQISVYDNKLMIWNYGQLPEDWTVENLMQKHSSIPYNPDIANAFFRAGHVESWGRGTIKIIEQCEEHGLQKPEFENNGKDFWVIFRKDIYNETSLKQLGINERQIKAVLYTKENSRISNKEYQSINSVSKRTATNDLTELVDKFKILNKIGTSGAGIYYKLMGQ